One window of the Entelurus aequoreus isolate RoL-2023_Sb linkage group LG18, RoL_Eaeq_v1.1, whole genome shotgun sequence genome contains the following:
- the LOC133633556 gene encoding P2Y purinoceptor 1 — protein sequence MFNSTLNFTSTRGPPLWYQYEVCAVAPYGFIFYYGVKVFNLVVGTPCNGLVIWQIATRKRDASTSDIFILNLALLDAYFCLMMPTELLNSLLLDNTSIKYVQRFAYGVKDTGVFFLVCICLDRYTAVVHPVLFTGIRHNKIRIGISVVVWALIIAYALAKSILGSRSVNPIFSGVILFAFTVMVLCNISIIWILRRSVTGKEVMHPVKKKALKMVLIILAIIVVNYLPPVLMAFAPYYSIVEFRCQIGISVYSIMDLSCSIEPLLYVTKMECAGAKCCGCCVARKPHNVSV from the exons ATGTTCAACTCTACCTTGAACTTCACCAGCACCAGAGGACCTCCACTTTGGTACCAGTATGAAGTGTGCGCCGTAGCACCATACGGCTTCATTTTCTACTACGGCGTCAAGGTGTTCAACCTGGTGGTAGGCACTCCCTGCAACGGGCTGGTCATCTGGCAGATAGCCACCAGGAAGAGGGACGCGTCCACCTCCGACATCTTCATCCTCAACCTGGCCTTGCTGGACGCCTACTTCTGCCTGATGATGCCCACCGAGCTGCTCAACAGCCTGCTGCTGGACAACACGTCCATTAAGTACGTGCAGAGGTTTGCGTACGGCGTCAAGGACACGGGGGTGTTTTTCCTG GTGTGTATCTGTCTTGACCGCTACACGGCCGTGGTGCACCCCGTACTGTTCACCGGCATCCGACACAACAAAATCCGCATCGGTATATCCGTGGTGGTCTGGGCCCTGATCATAGCCTACGCCCTGGCCAAGTCTATCCTGGGATCCAGGAGCGTCAACCCTATCTTCAGCGGTGTCATCCTCTTCGCCTTCACAGTCATGGTCCTGTGCAACATCTCCATCATCTGGATCCTCCGTCGCTCTGTGACGGGTAAAGAGGTGATGCACCCGGTCAAGAAAAAGGCCCTCAAGATGGTGCTGATCATCCTGGCCATCATCGTGGTCAACTACCTCCCGCCGGTGCTCATGGCCTTTGCGCCCTACTACTCCATTGTGGAGTTCCGCTGCCAGATCGGCATCAGCGTCTACTCCATCATGGACCTGAGCTGCAGCATCGAGCCGCTTCTGTACGTCACCAAGATGGAGTGTGCGGGGGCCAAGTGCTGTGGATGCTGTGTTGCTAGGAAACCACACAATGTCAGTGTCTGA